A single window of Flagellimonas maritima DNA harbors:
- a CDS encoding peptidoglycan recognition family protein: MKKIGVLIFATIAIVSCKVQKEIVERPITFDEERVNLTKEYLSQRYNIEQETPEIVPKMIVLHWTAIPTLKKSFEAFEKSTLPNWRPDIESVSGLNVSSQFLVDQDGTIYRLMPETTMARHVIGLNHCAIGVENVGGTKDTPLTKKQLQANIFLVEYLATKYDIEYVIGHHEYTQFEGHPLWLEVDEGYRTTKTDPGPEFMSKVRKATKRFNFKPVPTK, from the coding sequence ATGAAAAAAATAGGCGTATTGATTTTTGCCACAATAGCAATAGTATCCTGTAAAGTTCAAAAAGAGATAGTGGAAAGACCAATTACTTTTGATGAAGAACGTGTAAACCTGACTAAAGAATATCTTTCGCAACGTTACAATATAGAACAGGAAACGCCAGAAATCGTTCCTAAAATGATTGTGCTCCACTGGACCGCTATCCCAACACTTAAAAAATCCTTTGAGGCTTTTGAGAAATCGACCCTTCCAAATTGGCGACCAGATATTGAGAGTGTAAGCGGCCTAAATGTGTCTTCTCAATTTTTGGTAGACCAAGACGGCACAATTTATAGATTGATGCCTGAAACCACTATGGCTAGACACGTTATCGGTTTAAATCATTGCGCCATAGGTGTTGAAAATGTTGGAGGTACCAAAGACACCCCTTTGACCAAAAAACAGCTCCAAGCCAATATTTTTTTAGTGGAATATTTAGCAACCAAATATGATATTGAATATGTGATAGGGCATCATGAATACACACAATTTGAAGGACACCCACTCTGGTTGGAAGTTGATGAGGGTTATCGAACCACTAAAACCGACCCTGGACCCGAATTCATGAGCAAGGTGCGAAAAGCTACTAAAAGATTTAACTTTAAACCTGTTCCAACAAAATAA
- a CDS encoding (2Fe-2S)-binding protein, producing the protein MPTYQIKVNGESKTVDVAADTPILWVLRDHLDLVGTKYGCGIGQCGSCTIHVDGTAMRSCSMTLDQVDGKSITTIEGLSKDGKHPVQEAWKEVDVPQCGYCQAGQIMTASALLESNPKPTEDDVKNAMHGNICRCASYTRIRKAVMSAAENMD; encoded by the coding sequence ATGCCAACGTATCAAATTAAAGTAAATGGAGAATCCAAAACTGTGGATGTTGCAGCGGATACTCCAATCTTATGGGTACTCCGAGATCATTTGGATTTAGTGGGTACAAAATATGGATGTGGAATCGGTCAGTGCGGTTCCTGTACCATACATGTTGATGGAACCGCCATGAGAAGCTGCTCCATGACTTTGGACCAAGTGGACGGGAAGTCCATAACTACCATAGAGGGATTATCCAAAGATGGCAAGCACCCTGTTCAAGAGGCATGGAAGGAAGTCGATGTACCTCAGTGCGGTTATTGCCAAGCTGGACAGATTATGACCGCTTCCGCTTTATTGGAAAGCAATCCAAAGCCTACCGAGGACGACGTTAAAAATGCTATGCACGGAAACATATGTAGGTGTGCATCATATACCAGAATTCGTAAGGCAGTTATGTCCGCGGCCGAGAATATGGACTAA
- a CDS encoding MoaD/ThiS family protein, translating to MTILLFGVTKDIVGSSTLSVPTSSITGRKIPKTVKELKQFLGEAYPELKKLSSLAIAVNNDYAADSKTINSYDEIALIPPVSGG from the coding sequence ATGACGATATTATTGTTCGGGGTTACTAAGGACATTGTAGGCAGTTCAACATTGTCCGTCCCCACATCCAGTATTACAGGTAGAAAAATTCCAAAAACGGTAAAAGAATTGAAGCAGTTTTTGGGCGAAGCATATCCAGAATTGAAGAAATTGTCTTCTTTAGCAATCGCGGTCAACAATGATTATGCAGCAGACAGTAAAACTATCAATTCGTACGATGAAATAGCGCTTATTCCACCCGTTAGCGGAGGTTAA
- a CDS encoding xanthine dehydrogenase family protein molybdopterin-binding subunit: MSTNKTLTFSRRAFMRTSSLAGGGMLIGFNLFQACKPKAAPPIDLAQLNYNDFNAFIQIADNGAVTIFSPNPEIGQGVKTSMPMIIAEELDVAWKDVYVKQGVLDTENYTRQVAGGSQSIRQGWDALRQTGATAKQMLVNAAAAKWGVDASELKVSEGVITNAAGETLGYGDVVREAALLEVPEDVALKEPKDYKIIGKDASNVDIDKIVTGKPLFGLDYKVDGMVYAAVVRPPAFGHKLISFDDTEARSMSGVVDIFKIGDKVRGLLEEDPSFSSKISSSDKVVVVANSTWQALKAKEAIKAEWEEDTTIESTEEHDKILTDLLDGDSFETPRSDGDIKKGFAQADDILERTYESPFLPHNCMEPMNFFANVTEEKVHLAGPIQTPAWKAGLVAKMLGREEGDIYLEMTRMGGGFGRRLYGDFVIEAAEISNHIKKPVKVVYSREDDMQTGVYRPAIKYRIKAGIKDGKITAYHLKEAAINDNMYGLIPNFFPAGAIENYQVDMAKYDSNITTGAWRAPYTNFLAFAEQSFFDELAELMEVDKIQLRLDLLDKVKPEEDERIQYSPERMKDVIKMAVEKSGWGSKPKNVHQGFVNYYCHNTHVAEVADVEIENGEPVVKKITCVVDCGIVVNPLGALNQIEGGVIDGVGHSMYGELEFKDGKPLANNFDRYRLIRMKEAPIVETYFIENEYSPTGLGEPTLPPAGGAVANAFKAATGNRLYKQPFTKTPELLKVQEKEIIG; this comes from the coding sequence ATGTCAACAAATAAAACACTAACATTCAGCAGAAGAGCTTTTATGCGCACATCTTCATTGGCAGGAGGCGGAATGCTGATTGGTTTCAACTTATTCCAGGCGTGTAAGCCCAAGGCCGCACCACCAATTGACCTAGCCCAATTGAATTATAATGATTTCAATGCGTTCATACAAATTGCGGACAATGGAGCCGTTACCATTTTTTCACCCAATCCAGAAATAGGGCAAGGCGTAAAGACTTCCATGCCAATGATCATTGCAGAAGAGCTTGACGTGGCTTGGAAGGATGTTTATGTTAAGCAAGGTGTTCTAGACACGGAGAACTACACCAGACAGGTAGCAGGAGGGAGCCAATCCATTCGGCAAGGCTGGGATGCGCTCAGACAGACGGGTGCCACGGCAAAACAAATGCTTGTCAATGCTGCTGCTGCAAAATGGGGTGTAGATGCATCTGAACTAAAAGTGAGTGAAGGAGTGATTACCAATGCTGCAGGAGAGACCTTAGGCTATGGTGATGTTGTTAGGGAAGCAGCATTATTGGAAGTACCCGAAGATGTAGCGCTCAAAGAGCCAAAAGATTATAAAATAATTGGAAAGGATGCATCAAATGTGGACATTGATAAAATTGTCACTGGCAAGCCATTGTTTGGATTGGACTATAAAGTTGATGGAATGGTCTATGCAGCAGTGGTAAGGCCACCAGCTTTTGGGCATAAATTAATTTCTTTTGATGATACTGAGGCTCGTTCCATGTCAGGCGTTGTGGATATTTTTAAAATTGGAGATAAAGTGCGAGGATTATTGGAAGAAGACCCAAGTTTCTCTAGTAAAATTTCATCCAGCGATAAGGTGGTTGTCGTGGCCAATTCCACGTGGCAAGCATTAAAGGCCAAAGAAGCAATAAAAGCAGAATGGGAAGAAGATACCACTATTGAAAGTACAGAAGAACACGATAAAATTCTTACTGACTTATTGGACGGAGATAGTTTTGAAACGCCACGTTCCGATGGTGATATTAAAAAAGGTTTTGCTCAAGCAGATGATATTCTGGAACGTACTTATGAATCACCATTCTTACCTCATAATTGTATGGAGCCCATGAATTTCTTTGCCAATGTTACAGAAGAGAAAGTACATTTGGCGGGACCTATCCAAACCCCAGCTTGGAAAGCTGGTTTAGTTGCGAAAATGCTGGGTCGGGAAGAAGGTGATATTTACTTGGAGATGACGCGAATGGGCGGAGGTTTCGGTAGAAGACTTTACGGTGATTTTGTGATTGAAGCCGCCGAGATTTCAAACCACATTAAAAAACCTGTTAAAGTTGTCTATAGCAGAGAAGACGATATGCAAACAGGTGTTTATAGACCAGCAATAAAATATCGAATCAAAGCTGGTATAAAGGATGGAAAAATAACGGCCTATCACTTAAAAGAAGCGGCAATCAACGATAACATGTACGGGCTCATTCCAAATTTTTTCCCCGCAGGCGCCATTGAAAATTATCAGGTTGATATGGCAAAGTACGATAGCAATATCACTACAGGTGCTTGGAGAGCACCATACACCAATTTTTTGGCATTTGCAGAGCAAAGCTTCTTTGATGAATTGGCCGAGTTGATGGAAGTTGATAAGATTCAATTGCGATTGGACTTGCTGGACAAGGTAAAACCAGAAGAAGATGAACGGATCCAGTATTCTCCCGAACGCATGAAAGATGTTATAAAAATGGCTGTGGAAAAGTCCGGATGGGGGAGCAAACCCAAAAATGTACACCAAGGATTTGTAAATTACTATTGCCATAATACGCATGTGGCTGAAGTGGCCGACGTTGAAATTGAAAATGGCGAACCCGTTGTCAAGAAGATTACATGTGTGGTAGATTGTGGCATAGTGGTAAACCCTCTTGGTGCATTGAACCAGATTGAAGGTGGAGTTATTGATGGTGTAGGACATTCAATGTATGGCGAATTGGAATTTAAGGACGGAAAACCCTTGGCCAATAATTTTGATAGATATCGTTTGATACGTATGAAAGAAGCTCCAATAGTGGAAACGTATTTTATTGAAAACGAATATTCCCCAACAGGACTTGGAGAACCGACCTTGCCGCCGGCAGGGGGAGCGGTGGCAAATGCATTCAAGGCCGCAACGGGCAATAGACTCTATAAACAACCATTCACCAAAACACCGGAACTTTTAAAAGTACAGGAAAAAGAAATTATAGGTTGA
- a CDS encoding vWA domain-containing protein translates to MKYIFKLIFLVFSISLLSILSSCGNSDDDVNFDINQEELGQGKEPDDCLGFEENELLLSIQDQFTSLPGKVSILFKVSDSSGIPVSGLTADQFTIYEQGRNDDCFNTISSSESSARISSNSQIFNNTTLLVLDLSNSVLESSLDELKTASTSFIANVIPSPETDSFKMAIYWFDGEDELHLLNEPTSSATELTAAIEGITTEISNDPSTDLYGAVIKSTDIAEDRIKENNDASIIGAASIVLFTDGTDQASRFTEEAALSAVNNANRNISFFTIGLGSEIDTNVLSAIGKTASVFAGNKEELETTFTQISQRVSEQANSFYLFEYCTPKRDGSGDNNLVIQLTNGGLQGAVQTKFSANGFTAGCE, encoded by the coding sequence ATGAAATATATTTTCAAGCTTATTTTTTTAGTTTTCTCAATTTCTTTACTGTCCATTCTTTCTTCTTGCGGAAATTCAGATGATGATGTCAATTTCGACATTAATCAAGAAGAATTGGGTCAAGGTAAGGAGCCCGATGATTGCTTAGGATTTGAAGAAAATGAATTATTGCTTTCCATTCAAGACCAATTCACATCATTGCCGGGAAAAGTTTCTATTCTTTTTAAGGTTTCCGATTCTTCCGGTATCCCAGTATCGGGTTTAACTGCCGACCAATTCACGATATACGAACAGGGACGAAACGATGATTGTTTCAATACGATTTCTTCTTCTGAATCTTCTGCTAGAATATCATCAAATTCACAAATTTTCAACAATACTACTTTGCTGGTTTTGGATTTGAGCAATAGTGTTCTGGAAAGTAGTCTGGATGAGCTAAAAACAGCTTCTACAAGCTTTATCGCCAATGTAATCCCCTCTCCGGAAACGGATTCTTTTAAAATGGCGATTTATTGGTTTGATGGAGAAGATGAATTGCACTTATTAAATGAGCCTACATCCTCCGCTACAGAACTTACTGCTGCAATTGAAGGTATTACTACAGAAATCAGTAATGACCCATCAACCGATTTATATGGAGCTGTCATAAAGTCTACTGATATCGCAGAGGACAGAATCAAAGAGAATAACGATGCATCGATAATAGGTGCCGCTTCCATCGTATTATTCACGGATGGTACCGACCAAGCTTCACGGTTTACGGAAGAAGCTGCTTTAAGCGCGGTGAATAATGCTAATCGAAATATTTCTTTTTTCACCATTGGTCTTGGTTCTGAAATAGATACAAATGTATTAAGTGCCATCGGTAAAACAGCAAGTGTCTTTGCGGGAAACAAGGAAGAATTGGAAACAACGTTCACACAAATCTCCCAGCGAGTTTCTGAACAGGCCAATAGTTTCTATTTATTTGAATATTGCACACCAAAAAGAGATGGCAGCGGGGATAACAATCTGGTAATCCAACTGACAAATGGGGGGTTACAGGGAGCTGTCCAAACTAAATTCAGTGCCAATGGCTTTACAGCTGGTTGCGAATAA
- a CDS encoding 3D domain-containing protein, with protein sequence MKKFLFCFLIFAACKQNVPEPKWEWKTIEVTASAYNSVAWQTTSTNPNIAAWGDTLKPGMKSIAVSRNLIALGLKHNTMVKIDTFPDTFYVKDKMNRKWKNRIDIYMGLDVKKARQWGKKKLQIHYAIPLDTIFTSK encoded by the coding sequence TTGAAGAAATTTTTGTTTTGCTTTTTGATATTTGCCGCATGTAAACAAAACGTTCCTGAACCCAAATGGGAATGGAAAACCATAGAGGTCACAGCTTCAGCCTATAATTCGGTTGCTTGGCAGACTACTAGTACAAACCCCAATATTGCGGCTTGGGGCGATACATTAAAGCCAGGCATGAAAAGTATTGCAGTATCCAGAAATCTTATAGCGTTGGGCCTTAAACACAATACTATGGTGAAAATCGATACTTTTCCAGATACTTTTTACGTGAAGGATAAGATGAACCGCAAATGGAAAAACAGAATCGATATTTACATGGGGCTAGATGTAAAAAAAGCTAGACAGTGGGGAAAAAAGAAATTACAAATCCATTATGCCATTCCTTTAGATACTATATTTACTTCCAAATAA
- a CDS encoding M14 family zinc carboxypeptidase has protein sequence MQKTLVLFIAGFFSLISFSQEAITTKLYETYDSYKETSLHKRRIKHEQLKPLIERFNANPKFEVHKVGKSIEGRDLNLISTGSGDINVFLWSQMHGNEPTATQAIFDILNFLDASDFKTEKEAILSKLKLHFLPMLNPDGAEVYQRRNMLGIDINRDALRLQSPEGRTLKRIRDSLNANFGFNLHDQSTYYNAELTSKPATISYLAPAFNYEKDINEVRSDAMKIIVFMNNIIQKYAPGQVGRYNDDFEPRAFGDNIQKWGTSTILIESGGYANDVEKQEIRKLNYVSILSAIYTIAKGSYQDISIADYEKIPKNDRKLFDLKIENVTYELLGKDYILDLGIHRQEVDDENHESFYYRSMIADQGDLSTYYGYETFDATGYKIVPPKVYPKSMDTNSRALWNDGNSPFKSGYGYFKTNFLPPFPYTEMPGHFVSKDYKLPEFNLRPGVNPTFFLEKQGKLTHAVINGFLIDLSKPIENQNFGNALIYH, from the coding sequence ATGCAGAAGACACTAGTACTATTTATAGCGGGATTTTTTAGCCTGATTTCATTTTCCCAAGAAGCGATTACTACCAAATTATATGAAACCTATGATTCCTATAAAGAAACATCCTTGCACAAAAGGCGTATTAAGCACGAACAGTTAAAACCTTTAATTGAACGATTTAACGCAAACCCCAAGTTTGAAGTACATAAAGTAGGTAAATCCATAGAAGGTCGTGATCTTAATTTAATAAGTACAGGTTCTGGAGACATCAATGTTTTTCTCTGGTCACAAATGCACGGAAACGAGCCGACCGCAACACAGGCAATTTTTGATATCCTTAATTTTCTGGATGCTTCTGATTTCAAAACCGAGAAGGAGGCGATTCTTTCAAAATTGAAACTTCACTTTCTCCCAATGCTAAATCCAGATGGGGCAGAAGTTTATCAACGAAGAAATATGTTGGGAATAGACATTAATAGAGATGCCCTACGATTGCAATCCCCTGAGGGAAGAACGTTAAAAAGAATCCGTGATAGTCTAAATGCCAATTTTGGTTTTAATCTCCATGACCAGAGCACTTATTACAATGCGGAACTGACCAGTAAGCCAGCGACAATCTCATATTTGGCACCAGCTTTCAACTATGAAAAAGACATCAATGAAGTCCGTTCAGATGCAATGAAGATAATTGTCTTTATGAACAACATCATACAGAAATATGCCCCTGGGCAAGTTGGGCGTTATAATGACGATTTTGAGCCTAGGGCCTTTGGGGACAATATCCAGAAATGGGGTACAAGTACTATTTTAATAGAATCAGGCGGATATGCGAATGATGTGGAGAAACAGGAAATACGAAAGTTAAATTATGTTTCTATTTTGTCCGCCATATATACCATCGCCAAAGGGAGCTATCAAGACATTTCTATAGCGGATTATGAAAAAATCCCAAAGAACGACCGTAAGCTTTTCGACCTCAAAATTGAAAATGTGACGTATGAGCTTTTGGGCAAGGACTATATTTTGGATTTGGGAATCCATCGGCAAGAAGTAGATGATGAAAATCACGAGTCTTTTTATTATCGAAGCATGATTGCCGACCAAGGAGATTTATCTACCTATTATGGTTATGAGACTTTTGATGCTACGGGGTATAAAATAGTACCTCCAAAAGTATATCCTAAAAGTATGGATACAAACTCCAGAGCATTGTGGAACGATGGGAACAGTCCGTTCAAATCTGGTTATGGTTACTTTAAGACCAATTTTTTACCGCCATTTCCTTATACTGAAATGCCAGGGCATTTTGTTTCCAAAGATTACAAGTTGCCTGAATTTAATCTTAGGCCTGGTGTCAACCCGACGTTCTTTTTGGAAAAACAGGGCAAACTGACACATGCGGTAATAAATGGTTTTTTAATAGATTTATCAAAACCAATAGAAAACCAAAATTTCGGCAACGCTTTAATTTACCATTAA